A genomic region of Nostoc sp. UHCC 0702 contains the following coding sequences:
- the sigC gene encoding RNA polymerase sigma factor SigC produces MPATSFYADAAFNTQKSRQVLEPDLTVDDSELSVDDLQELEIAAADPANFAASTNRRSTDLVRLYLQEIGRVRLLGRDEEVSEAQKVQRYLRMRIVLANAAKQGDEVVSPYLRLIEVQERLASELGHRPSLERWAATAGVNLCDLKPTLSEGKRRWAEIAKMTVEELEQIQVQGLQAKEHMIKANLRLVVSVAKKYQNRGLELLDLVQEGTLGLERAVEKFDPTKGYRFSTYAYWWIRQGITRAIATSSRTIRLPVHITEKLNKIKKAQRKIAQEKGRTPTLEDLAIELDMTPIQVREVLLRVPRSVSLETKVGKDKDTELGELLETDSVTPEEMLMRESLQRDLQNLLADLTSRERDVILMRFGLADGHPYSLAEIGRALDLSRERVRQIESKALQKLRQPKRRNLIRDYLESLS; encoded by the coding sequence ATGCCAGCAACATCTTTTTATGCAGATGCCGCCTTCAATACCCAAAAATCTCGCCAGGTTTTGGAACCGGATCTCACGGTTGATGACAGTGAATTGTCGGTAGATGATCTACAGGAGCTTGAGATAGCTGCTGCTGATCCTGCTAACTTTGCTGCTAGTACTAACCGTCGCAGTACAGATTTGGTACGTCTGTATCTTCAGGAAATTGGTCGAGTTCGGTTGTTGGGGCGTGATGAAGAAGTTTCAGAAGCGCAAAAAGTCCAGCGGTATTTACGGATGCGGATAGTACTTGCCAATGCTGCAAAACAAGGCGATGAAGTAGTTTCACCTTATCTGCGCTTAATTGAAGTTCAAGAGCGTTTAGCATCAGAATTGGGACATCGCCCTTCTTTGGAAAGATGGGCTGCGACTGCTGGTGTCAACCTCTGCGATCTCAAACCGACTTTGTCAGAAGGCAAACGCCGCTGGGCAGAAATTGCCAAGATGACAGTGGAAGAACTTGAGCAAATTCAAGTTCAAGGACTGCAAGCAAAAGAACACATGATTAAGGCTAATTTGCGCCTGGTAGTGTCTGTTGCGAAGAAGTATCAAAATCGCGGTTTGGAGTTGCTAGATTTAGTTCAAGAAGGCACATTAGGTTTAGAGCGAGCTGTAGAGAAATTTGACCCTACTAAGGGATATCGCTTTAGCACCTACGCTTACTGGTGGATTCGTCAGGGAATTACACGAGCGATCGCAACTTCTAGTCGCACGATTCGCCTACCTGTCCATATTACAGAAAAATTAAACAAAATTAAAAAGGCTCAACGCAAGATTGCTCAAGAAAAAGGTCGCACCCCCACTCTCGAAGACCTAGCCATTGAGTTAGACATGACTCCTATTCAAGTAAGAGAAGTTTTGTTAAGAGTGCCTCGTTCTGTTTCACTCGAAACTAAGGTAGGGAAGGATAAAGACACTGAGTTAGGCGAATTACTCGAAACCGATAGTGTAACTCCTGAAGAAATGTTAATGCGAGAATCTTTACAAAGAGACTTGCAAAATTTGTTGGCTGATTTAACTAGCCGCGAACGGGATGTAATTCTGATGCGGTTTGGCTTAGCAGATGGTCATCCTTACTCACTAGCAGAAATTGGGCGCGCCCTCGACTTATCACGGGAACGAGTACGTCAAATTGAATCTAAAGCTTTGCAAAAGCTACGTCAACCCAAGCGACGCAACCTCATCCGTGACTATTTGGAATCCCTAAGTTAG
- a CDS encoding transcriptional repressor — MTVYTTTSLKAELNERGWRLTPQRETILHIFQELPQGEHLSAEDLYHRLEGDGEGISLSTIYRTLKLMARMGILRELELGEGHKHYEINQPYPHHHHHLICVKCNATIEFKNDSILKIGGKTAQKEGYHLLDCQMTIHAVCPKCQRALMPL, encoded by the coding sequence ATGACTGTCTACACCACTACTTCACTCAAAGCAGAATTAAATGAAAGAGGCTGGCGTTTAACACCCCAGCGTGAAACAATTCTACACATTTTTCAAGAACTTCCGCAAGGGGAACATCTCAGTGCTGAGGATCTTTATCACCGACTAGAGGGCGATGGCGAAGGAATTAGTCTCTCAACTATCTATCGGACTTTAAAATTGATGGCGCGGATGGGTATTTTGCGGGAATTAGAACTCGGAGAAGGCCATAAGCATTACGAGATCAACCAGCCATACCCGCATCATCACCATCACCTGATTTGTGTAAAATGCAACGCCACCATCGAGTTCAAAAATGACTCTATTTTGAAAATTGGTGGAAAAACTGCTCAAAAAGAAGGATACCACTTGCTTGACTGTCAAATGACAATTCATGCGGTATGCCCCAAGTGCCAACGGGCACTGATGCCACTGTAG
- a CDS encoding peptidoglycan-binding protein, which produces MDNLAYLHLAFAYENSESSELVSLGTLLNKAAAPDWKRLSSRAWKHMLPLALTLSILSAVSSAIALERGDQGPSVRSLQQKLQQTGFYQANISQIYDFPTEDAVRRFQQAAGLPVDGIVGASTLQKLENWRPTPVSTASTQNQKPATASTQVKKVSTTSTTVKTTSTASSATTKRRNPNYLGKGDEGEDVRVLQEQLRVAGFYYGNATGIFGPITEEAVKRFQDAYKLDADGIVGPATRAKLPQQGVGYGEDSASKPVVERDKLRLGDRGEAVRVLQEHLIKAGYLEGEPNGYFGPYTADAVRRFQAANYLSASGVAGPTTRGKLYNLVKTASKSEFSVLEIQRRLQEKGFYKGQLTGLMADDTKKAIKQAQQYYGISLSDIRSGRF; this is translated from the coding sequence ATGGACAATCTTGCGTATTTGCACCTAGCTTTCGCCTACGAAAACAGCGAATCCAGTGAATTAGTATCCCTGGGCACTTTGCTAAACAAAGCAGCTGCACCAGACTGGAAACGCCTTTCTAGTAGAGCTTGGAAGCATATGTTGCCCCTTGCTCTCACCTTATCTATTCTCAGCGCTGTGAGTAGCGCCATCGCACTAGAAAGGGGCGATCAAGGGCCTTCTGTCAGAAGCTTGCAACAAAAGCTGCAACAAACAGGTTTTTATCAAGCTAACATCAGCCAAATATATGACTTCCCCACAGAAGATGCTGTGCGCCGCTTCCAACAAGCCGCTGGTTTACCAGTTGACGGTATTGTTGGAGCAAGCACCCTGCAAAAATTAGAAAACTGGCGTCCTACCCCAGTTAGCACTGCGAGTACACAGAATCAAAAACCTGCCACTGCGAGTACACAAGTCAAAAAAGTTAGTACTACCAGTACAACAGTCAAAACAACCAGTACCGCTAGTTCAGCAACCACCAAGCGCCGTAATCCCAACTACCTTGGCAAAGGCGATGAAGGTGAAGATGTTAGGGTTCTGCAAGAACAGTTACGAGTCGCGGGTTTTTATTACGGTAATGCCACGGGGATATTTGGCCCAATTACCGAAGAAGCTGTTAAGCGGTTCCAAGACGCTTACAAATTAGACGCTGATGGTATTGTCGGCCCAGCAACAAGGGCAAAATTACCACAACAGGGAGTTGGTTATGGAGAAGATTCTGCCAGCAAACCAGTAGTTGAGCGAGATAAACTCCGCCTGGGCGATCGCGGCGAAGCAGTCAGAGTTCTGCAAGAACACTTAATTAAAGCTGGGTATTTAGAGGGAGAACCAAACGGCTATTTTGGCCCCTACACGGCAGATGCTGTACGCCGATTTCAGGCAGCTAATTACTTGTCAGCAAGTGGCGTTGCTGGCCCTACTACCAGAGGTAAGTTATATAACTTAGTTAAGACTGCTTCCAAGAGTGAGTTTAGTGTCCTGGAAATCCAAAGGCGACTACAAGAAAAAGGCTTTTATAAAGGTCAGCTGACCGGATTGATGGCAGATGACACGAAAAAAGCTATTAAGCAAGCCCAACAATACTACGGGATCAGTCTTAGCGATATTAGAAGCGGACGCTTTTAG